A single genomic interval of Bradyrhizobium sp. sBnM-33 harbors:
- a CDS encoding cupin domain-containing protein — MDLAVGRRIRELRREHKLSLETIAAKTDLSIGFLSQIERGLSSPSLRVLATLADVLGVGIAALFGSQPSDDAASGGVVTREMQRAELKLWRTGISKQLLSPAGAENRLNLFLVHLEPGGNTGDELYTHDGEEAGLVLEGEMTLTVDAETWSLKRGDSFRFASRRPHRFSNPAKDAKAVVLWVNCVTQAKPSLRGA, encoded by the coding sequence ATGGACCTTGCGGTCGGCCGCCGCATCCGCGAGCTACGCCGCGAGCACAAGCTCTCGCTGGAGACGATTGCGGCGAAGACCGATCTGTCGATCGGCTTTCTCAGCCAGATCGAGCGCGGCCTGTCGTCGCCTTCGCTGCGCGTGCTGGCGACGCTCGCCGACGTGCTTGGCGTCGGCATCGCCGCGCTGTTCGGCTCGCAGCCGAGCGACGACGCCGCGTCCGGCGGCGTGGTGACGCGCGAAATGCAGCGCGCCGAACTAAAGCTGTGGCGCACCGGCATTTCAAAGCAGTTGCTGAGTCCGGCGGGTGCGGAAAACCGCCTCAATCTGTTTCTCGTGCACCTGGAGCCCGGCGGCAACACCGGCGACGAGCTCTACACCCATGACGGCGAGGAGGCGGGACTGGTGCTGGAAGGCGAGATGACGCTGACCGTCGACGCCGAGACCTGGTCGCTCAAGCGAGGAGACAGTTTTCGCTTTGCCAGCCGCCGCCCGCACCGCTTCTCAAATCCCGCGAAAGATGCGAAAGCGGTCGTGCTGTGGGTGAATTGCGTGACGCAGGCGAAACCGTCATTGCGAGGAGCGTAG
- a CDS encoding ABC transporter substrate-binding protein, giving the protein MALKRLVQAAVAAMVLTAAMPASAQKVLKVGSTPTGVPFTFLDTKTNSIQGIMVDLITEIGKDAGFQVQIEPMQFSTLIASLTSNKIDIISAAMFVTPARKEVIDFSEPFYSYGEGLLVPKSNTKTYTTQDDLKGEVVGAQVGTAFVDALKKSGLFSEVKAYDTIPDILRDVNAGRLKAGFADYPILAYNLKQGGFPEARIVESYKPATVGSVGIGVRKGDTELLAKINASLAKLKANGTVEKILDKWGLKAQGA; this is encoded by the coding sequence ATGGCTCTGAAGCGTCTCGTTCAGGCCGCGGTGGCGGCCATGGTTCTCACAGCCGCGATGCCGGCATCCGCGCAAAAGGTGCTGAAAGTGGGGTCGACGCCGACCGGTGTGCCCTTCACTTTCCTCGACACCAAGACCAACAGCATTCAGGGCATCATGGTCGATCTCATCACCGAGATCGGCAAGGACGCCGGCTTCCAGGTGCAGATCGAGCCGATGCAGTTCTCGACGCTGATCGCCTCGCTCACCTCGAACAAGATCGACATCATCTCGGCGGCGATGTTCGTCACCCCCGCTCGCAAGGAAGTGATTGATTTCTCCGAACCGTTCTACAGCTACGGCGAAGGCCTCTTGGTGCCGAAGAGCAATACGAAGACCTACACCACGCAGGACGATCTGAAGGGCGAAGTGGTCGGCGCGCAGGTCGGCACGGCGTTCGTCGATGCTCTGAAGAAGTCGGGGCTGTTCAGCGAGGTTAAGGCCTACGATACCATTCCCGATATTTTGCGTGACGTGAACGCCGGCCGCCTCAAAGCCGGCTTCGCCGACTATCCGATCCTCGCCTACAACCTCAAGCAAGGCGGCTTCCCCGAGGCGCGCATCGTCGAGAGTTACAAGCCCGCGACAGTCGGTTCCGTCGGCATCGGTGTGCGCAAGGGCGATACCGAGCTGCTTGCCAAGATCAACGCCTCGCTGGCGAAGCTGAAGGCGAACGGCACGGTGGAAAAGATCCTCGATAAATGGGGCCTCAAGGCGCAGGGTGCCTGA
- a CDS encoding amino acid ABC transporter permease — translation MQGFWRDATEFLPILMSGVALTVIVTIGSLLLSTALGLVWALMRVSGIGVFTGFSAGLINVIRGIPIIVLLFYLYFVMPELGLTLTALQAAILGLGIAYSAYQAENFRAGIEAIDKGQIEAAQAIGMGWWQTMRRVVLPQAVKIVLPPYGNIMIMMLKDSSQASTITVAELALQGKLIASSTFKNTSVFTLVALMYLTMSIPLILLVRHFEKRGGHK, via the coding sequence ATGCAAGGCTTCTGGCGCGACGCGACCGAGTTCCTGCCGATCCTGATGAGCGGCGTGGCGCTGACGGTCATCGTCACGATCGGCTCGCTCTTGCTGTCGACCGCGCTCGGCCTGGTCTGGGCCTTGATGCGGGTATCCGGCATCGGCGTCTTCACAGGCTTCAGCGCCGGGCTGATCAACGTGATCCGCGGCATCCCGATCATCGTGCTGTTGTTCTATCTCTATTTCGTGATGCCCGAACTCGGCCTCACTTTGACGGCCCTGCAGGCGGCAATTCTCGGTCTTGGCATCGCTTATTCGGCGTACCAGGCCGAGAATTTCCGCGCCGGCATCGAGGCCATCGACAAGGGGCAGATCGAGGCGGCGCAGGCGATCGGCATGGGCTGGTGGCAGACCATGCGCCGCGTGGTGCTGCCGCAGGCGGTCAAGATCGTGCTGCCGCCCTACGGAAACATCATGATCATGATGCTGAAGGATTCCTCGCAGGCGTCGACGATCACGGTGGCCGAGCTCGCGCTGCAGGGCAAGCTGATCGCGTCCTCCACTTTCAAGAACACCAGCGTGTTCACGCTTGTGGCGCTGATGTATCTCACCATGAGCATCCCGCTCATTCTGCTGGTCCGTCACTTCGAGAAGCGCGGGGGCCACAAATGA
- a CDS encoding amino acid ABC transporter ATP-binding protein, with protein MIELTNVHKSFGKLEVLKGITASVEKGEVVCIVGPSGSGKSTILRCINGLESYDGGDILVEGARVDRSAPSIVAIRTQVSMVFQRFNLFPHRTALENVIEGPLYVKKEPRGEALERGRALLAQVGLAEKADSYPPQLSGGQQQRVAIARALAMQPKAILFDEPTSALDPELVGDVLSVMRKLADDGMTMVVVTHEMGFARDVADRVLFIDGGVIVEQGPAKSVLNQPQHARTQDFLRRVLHPL; from the coding sequence ATGATCGAACTCACTAACGTTCACAAGAGTTTTGGCAAGCTCGAGGTGCTCAAGGGCATCACGGCTTCCGTCGAGAAGGGCGAGGTGGTCTGCATCGTCGGCCCCTCAGGCTCCGGAAAATCCACCATCCTGCGCTGCATCAACGGGCTGGAGAGCTATGACGGCGGCGATATACTCGTCGAAGGCGCGCGGGTCGATCGCAGCGCGCCCTCGATCGTTGCGATCCGGACGCAGGTCTCGATGGTGTTCCAGCGCTTCAACCTGTTTCCGCATCGCACCGCGCTGGAAAACGTCATCGAGGGGCCGCTCTATGTGAAGAAGGAGCCGCGCGGTGAGGCGCTGGAGCGCGGCCGCGCGCTGCTGGCGCAGGTGGGCCTCGCGGAGAAAGCCGACAGCTATCCGCCGCAACTCTCCGGCGGCCAGCAGCAGCGCGTCGCGATTGCCCGTGCACTTGCGATGCAGCCGAAGGCGATCCTGTTCGACGAGCCGACTTCGGCGCTCGATCCGGAACTGGTCGGCGACGTGCTGTCGGTGATGCGCAAGCTCGCCGACGACGGCATGACCATGGTCGTCGTCACCCACGAGATGGGATTTGCCCGGGATGTCGCCGACCGCGTGCTGTTCATCGATGGCGGCGTGATCGTCGAGCAGGGGCCGGCGAAATCGGTTCTCAACCAGCCGCAGCATGCGCGCACGCAGGATTTTCTGCGGCGCGTGCTGCATCCGCTCTGA
- a CDS encoding NAD(P)/FAD-dependent oxidoreductase, whose translation MNAPIRRPLPPSLYADTAVAPASTPPLDRDKTVSVAIIGGGFTGLSTALHLAEQGVDIAVLEAQQPGWGASGNNGGQVNPGLKHDPDRIEADFGAELGGRMIAFAYGTTNFTFDLIRRCQIPCEARQNGTLRAAYNEASAAAIANTAKQCIRRGMPVMLLNREQMRETTGTDRYLCAMLDNRGGDLHPLSYARGLARAAIAAGAAVHGETPALSLSREGAHWRVETPRGIVRAEKVLLATNGFTDDLWPGLRRTIVPVFSSIAATAPLSEEVAREIMPTRSVLYESGHITVYYRIDAHNRLLMGGRGPMRWISKPTDVAYLIRYAERLWPRLKGVTWTHGWNSRLAITPDHYPHVHEPAENLLISLGCNGRGVALSTAMGARLARRLVGGKNAEIDMPITGIKPMALHAFWPLGVTAAVVTGRVRDRLGI comes from the coding sequence ATGAATGCGCCCATCCGACGGCCGCTGCCGCCAAGCCTCTACGCTGATACGGCGGTCGCGCCGGCATCGACGCCGCCGCTCGATAGAGACAAGACGGTTTCCGTCGCAATCATCGGCGGCGGTTTTACCGGACTGTCCACGGCGCTGCATCTGGCCGAGCAAGGCGTCGATATCGCCGTGCTGGAAGCGCAACAGCCGGGCTGGGGCGCTTCGGGCAACAATGGTGGTCAGGTCAATCCGGGCCTCAAGCACGATCCTGACCGGATCGAGGCCGATTTCGGCGCCGAGCTCGGCGGTCGCATGATTGCGTTCGCCTATGGCACCACCAACTTCACGTTCGACCTGATACGCCGATGCCAGATTCCGTGCGAAGCAAGGCAGAACGGCACGCTGCGCGCGGCCTATAACGAGGCGAGCGCCGCGGCGATCGCAAACACGGCAAAGCAATGCATCCGCCGCGGCATGCCGGTGATGCTGCTGAATCGCGAACAGATGCGGGAGACGACCGGAACCGACCGCTATCTCTGCGCCATGCTGGACAATCGCGGCGGCGACCTGCATCCCCTGAGCTATGCGCGCGGGCTCGCGCGCGCCGCGATCGCGGCCGGCGCAGCCGTGCATGGCGAGACGCCGGCGCTTTCCTTGTCGCGTGAAGGCGCGCATTGGCGAGTTGAGACGCCGCGCGGGATCGTGCGCGCCGAAAAAGTGCTGCTGGCGACGAACGGATTCACAGACGATCTGTGGCCGGGCCTCCGCCGCACCATCGTGCCGGTGTTTTCGTCGATTGCGGCCACCGCGCCTTTATCCGAGGAGGTTGCACGCGAAATCATGCCGACGCGCTCGGTGCTGTACGAGAGCGGCCACATCACGGTGTATTACCGGATCGATGCGCATAATCGCCTGCTGATGGGCGGCCGTGGGCCGATGCGCTGGATCAGTAAGCCTACCGATGTCGCCTATCTCATCCGCTATGCCGAACGGCTGTGGCCGCGGCTGAAAGGCGTGACCTGGACGCACGGCTGGAATAGCCGGCTCGCGATCACGCCCGATCACTATCCTCATGTGCATGAACCGGCGGAGAATCTTCTGATCTCGCTCGGCTGCAACGGCCGCGGCGTCGCGCTCTCGACCGCGATGGGCGCCCGGCTGGCGCGCCGCCTCGTCGGCGGCAAGAATGCCGAGATTGATATGCCTATCACCGGCATCAAGCCGATGGCGCTGCACGCGTTCTGGCCGCTCGGCGTCACCGCCGCCGTCGTCACGGGGCGGGTGCGGGACCGGCTCGGGATCTAG
- a CDS encoding DUF1236 domain-containing protein, producing the protein MRKQLLLSTGIICLMLAPAVSYGQAPGGRGEEQKQMRPSDSGKGAASQERGTDRAQERGRGAEQKAPGPAGREERGAGSRQTEEKGKATPSSERPATASDDKRGRGEDAKSRERAQDSRQGGRDEQTAREGKDAKDSGKGSAEMKRDRARDKSTAEQEKSKDGTPAAQKEREGTTTTQKESGRDQRDSSKDAAERGKDADRPSTATDTTRTPPSGQTTQTQTGQTQDRQQISTERQLRISETLTRERLAPPQRNLNVSIRVGERLPRHVRVQRLPATIVSIEPQYRGYDYFTTEEEIVIVEPRTQRIVSHIPRDASRIRAAGGDAAGSGRAADAMAQAGGAAQAGGAPCRIMRRDTAGNLTEVSPTTVGSTAPTVGSTAPQDSISVTVRAPGGGGSTNPIALGASDGQIVVAMQGGDCTVTIEPQTR; encoded by the coding sequence ATGCGCAAGCAATTACTGTTATCGACGGGAATTATCTGCCTGATGCTGGCGCCGGCTGTTTCCTATGGCCAGGCGCCGGGCGGAAGAGGCGAAGAGCAGAAACAGATGCGGCCGAGCGATTCCGGCAAGGGTGCTGCATCGCAAGAGCGCGGCACGGACCGGGCGCAGGAGCGCGGTCGGGGTGCGGAACAAAAGGCGCCAGGCCCGGCGGGCCGCGAGGAAAGGGGAGCCGGTTCCCGACAGACCGAGGAAAAGGGCAAGGCCACGCCCTCGAGCGAGCGTCCGGCGACCGCCAGTGATGACAAGCGCGGACGCGGCGAGGATGCAAAATCCCGTGAGCGCGCGCAGGATTCCCGCCAGGGCGGCCGCGACGAACAAACAGCCCGTGAAGGCAAGGACGCCAAAGACAGCGGCAAGGGCAGCGCCGAGATGAAACGCGATAGGGCGCGCGATAAGTCCACGGCGGAGCAGGAAAAGTCGAAGGATGGAACCCCGGCCGCTCAGAAGGAGCGCGAGGGAACAACTACGACGCAAAAGGAATCCGGCCGCGATCAGCGCGATAGCTCGAAGGATGCTGCGGAGCGGGGTAAGGATGCGGACCGGCCATCGACCGCGACGGATACCACGCGCACACCGCCTTCTGGCCAGACGACGCAGACCCAGACTGGCCAGACGCAAGACCGCCAGCAGATCTCGACCGAGAGGCAGCTGCGCATCTCCGAGACGCTAACCCGCGAGCGTCTCGCGCCGCCGCAGCGCAATCTCAACGTCTCGATCCGGGTAGGCGAGCGGCTCCCGCGCCATGTGCGGGTGCAACGGCTGCCAGCCACGATCGTGTCGATCGAGCCGCAGTACCGCGGTTACGATTACTTCACGACCGAGGAGGAAATCGTGATCGTCGAACCCCGCACGCAGCGGATTGTGAGCCATATTCCGCGTGACGCGTCGCGCATTCGCGCCGCAGGCGGCGACGCCGCCGGCAGTGGACGTGCGGCCGACGCGATGGCTCAGGCCGGCGGAGCGGCCCAAGCCGGCGGAGCGCCTTGCCGTATCATGCGCCGGGATACCGCGGGCAATCTTACCGAAGTCTCGCCCACGACGGTTGGTTCGACCGCACCGACGGTTGGTTCGACCGCACCGCAGGATTCGATCAGCGTCACTGTTCGCGCGCCGGGCGGCGGCGGATCGACGAATCCGATTGCATTGGGTGCATCCGATGGACAGATCGTGGTTGCGATGCAAGGCGGCGACTGCACCGTGACGATTGAGCCGCAGACGCGATAG
- a CDS encoding gamma-glutamyltransferase: MRDQFSTTQVIRKPAVTSKGGIVAAQSSRAARVGAEVLAAGGDCVDAVIATTFALGVLEPWMSGVGGGGAMVLYRAREDRYEVIDYGMRAPLSLRLEDYPLTGGGAASDIFPWPRVKDDRNIHGPGSIAVPGVVAGMEEAHRRHAKLTWKELLAPSIALAEGLAVDWWTTVMISSAAADLRRYPASAAAYLQDGLPPNPQWGIRSKVRMPQDRLKATMAQLAGAGPRDFYEGDLAQSLAADIQAAGGALSVEDLKPFRAQLREPLAIPYRGGKVFATPELTAGPTLSRTLGLLQQDIKPARGGPDAAAYIAYASALQAAYRERLKDMGDEDGRRSLGAEALAPACTTHFSAVDRDGNMAAVTQTLLSTFGSKFVTNQTGITMNNGIMWFDPTPGKPNSLAPGKRCLTNYTPVVAQAADGRRIAVGASGGRRILPAVSQLLSFVMDYGMDLDAAIHQPRIDASEGAIVIGDVRLPQAARDALGSRFDYEETRVQNLPMKFACPSVVLRDGETNSGATEPFHAWSEAVVEG; the protein is encoded by the coding sequence ATGCGCGACCAGTTCTCCACTACCCAGGTGATACGCAAGCCGGCCGTCACTTCCAAGGGCGGCATCGTCGCCGCGCAATCAAGCAGGGCGGCGCGAGTGGGGGCCGAGGTGCTGGCCGCGGGCGGCGATTGCGTCGATGCCGTGATCGCGACGACGTTTGCGCTTGGCGTTCTGGAACCCTGGATGAGCGGGGTCGGCGGTGGCGGCGCGATGGTGCTCTACCGGGCGCGCGAAGACCGCTACGAGGTGATCGACTACGGCATGCGCGCGCCACTGAGCCTGCGGCTGGAAGATTATCCGCTGACCGGCGGTGGCGCGGCTTCCGACATCTTCCCCTGGCCGCGGGTAAAGGACGACCGCAACATTCACGGCCCCGGCTCGATCGCCGTGCCCGGCGTGGTCGCCGGCATGGAAGAGGCGCACCGCCGCCACGCAAAGCTGACGTGGAAGGAATTGCTGGCGCCAAGCATCGCGCTCGCAGAAGGCCTTGCGGTCGACTGGTGGACCACGGTGATGATTTCGAGCGCGGCGGCAGACTTGCGGCGTTACCCCGCGAGCGCCGCCGCCTATCTGCAAGACGGTCTGCCACCCAACCCGCAATGGGGCATCAGGTCCAAAGTCCGCATGCCGCAGGACCGGCTCAAGGCCACGATGGCGCAACTCGCCGGCGCCGGCCCGCGCGACTTCTACGAGGGCGATCTGGCGCAGAGCCTCGCCGCTGACATTCAGGCCGCGGGCGGCGCGCTGTCGGTCGAGGACCTCAAGCCGTTCCGCGCTCAATTGCGTGAGCCGCTGGCGATCCCCTATCGCGGCGGCAAGGTGTTCGCGACGCCCGAACTCACCGCAGGTCCAACGCTTTCGCGCACGCTTGGTCTGCTGCAACAGGATATCAAGCCCGCACGCGGCGGACCGGATGCGGCGGCCTACATCGCCTATGCATCGGCGCTGCAGGCCGCGTATCGCGAACGGTTGAAGGACATGGGCGACGAAGACGGCAGGCGCTCGCTCGGCGCCGAAGCGCTGGCACCGGCCTGCACCACGCATTTTTCCGCCGTCGACCGCGACGGCAACATGGCCGCGGTGACGCAAACCTTGCTGTCGACCTTCGGCTCCAAATTCGTAACGAACCAGACCGGCATCACCATGAACAACGGCATCATGTGGTTCGACCCGACCCCCGGCAAGCCGAATTCGCTGGCGCCGGGCAAACGCTGCCTCACCAATTACACGCCCGTGGTGGCGCAGGCGGCGGACGGAAGGCGCATCGCGGTCGGCGCTTCCGGCGGCCGGCGCATTCTGCCGGCGGTAAGCCAGCTTCTGTCTTTCGTGATGGATTACGGCATGGATCTCGATGCCGCAATCCATCAGCCGCGCATCGACGCCAGCGAAGGCGCGATCGTGATCGGCGACGTCCGTCTGCCGCAGGCCGCGCGCGATGCGCTAGGCTCGCGTTTCGATTACGAGGAGACACGCGTCCAGAACCTGCCGATGAAGTTCGCCTGCCCCAGCGTGGTGCTGCGCGACGGCGAAACCAACAGCGGCGCGACGGAGCCGTTCCACGCCTGGAGCGAGGCAGTGGTGGAGGGGTAG
- a CDS encoding gamma-glutamylcyclotransferase — MTADAFIHLPELRARVTHPEKSLLRLTPEMLSMWERRARAGGWPAGWRLSDEAIEASRLTVLGDHADGDDLWIYSYGSLMWDPGFHFAEVRLADVEGYQRRFTLKINLGRGSHDHPALMLSLEPQLGCCRGLAFRIAADSVHAETAILWRREMLRGGYAPAMVPMATPQGSITALAFTSNRSHPSYVGELPLAETAAMIASGKGVLGTNREYLVQLATQLQALEIEDPYVAHLHAQIGGAPGA; from the coding sequence TTGACCGCCGACGCATTCATTCATCTGCCGGAGCTGCGAGCCCGGGTAACGCACCCGGAAAAGTCGCTGCTGCGCCTGACGCCGGAGATGCTTTCGATGTGGGAGCGGCGGGCGCGGGCCGGGGGATGGCCGGCAGGCTGGCGGCTGTCGGATGAGGCGATCGAAGCGTCGCGGCTTACGGTGCTCGGCGATCACGCTGATGGCGACGACCTCTGGATCTATTCCTACGGCTCGCTGATGTGGGATCCCGGTTTTCACTTTGCCGAGGTCCGGCTCGCCGACGTCGAGGGTTATCAGCGCCGCTTCACGCTGAAGATCAATCTCGGCCGAGGATCGCACGACCATCCGGCGCTGATGCTCTCGCTGGAGCCGCAATTGGGATGTTGCCGCGGGCTGGCGTTCCGCATTGCGGCCGATTCCGTCCATGCCGAGACTGCGATCCTGTGGCGCCGCGAAATGCTGCGCGGCGGCTATGCGCCGGCGATGGTGCCGATGGCGACGCCGCAGGGATCAATCACCGCACTTGCCTTCACCTCCAACCGCTCGCACCCGAGTTATGTCGGCGAACTGCCGCTCGCCGAGACCGCCGCGATGATCGCGAGCGGAAAGGGCGTTCTCGGCACTAACCGCGAATACCTCGTGCAACTGGCGACGCAGTTGCAGGCGCTGGAGATCGAGGATCCGTATGTCGCGCACTTGCATGCGCAGATCGGCGGCGCTCCCGGTGCTTGA
- a CDS encoding NAD(P)-binding protein, producing MTGEIKSHYEVVVVGAGVSGIYQIKRLADLGVDALVLDAAPDLGGTWYWNRYPGARFDSESYTYGYSFSKELLNEWHWQERFRASRRIFATSTMSPTSSICANTCGSTAGWKRRRSTRAVIYGGSGSTTGVN from the coding sequence ATGACCGGGGAGATCAAGTCGCACTACGAGGTCGTTGTCGTCGGCGCCGGCGTATCGGGCATTTACCAGATCAAGCGGCTGGCCGATCTCGGGGTGGATGCGCTGGTGCTCGATGCCGCGCCCGATCTCGGCGGAACCTGGTACTGGAACCGCTATCCCGGCGCGCGGTTCGATTCCGAGAGCTACACCTACGGCTATTCTTTCTCGAAAGAGCTGCTCAACGAATGGCACTGGCAGGAGCGGTTTCGAGCCAGCCGGAGAATCTTCGCTACCTCAACTATGTCGCCGACAAGTTCGATTTGCGCAAATACATGCGGTTCAACCGCAGGGTGGAAGCGGCGGCGTTCGACGAGGGCTGTCATCTATGGCGGCTCCGGCTCGACGACGGGCGTGAACTGA
- a CDS encoding flavin-containing monooxygenase, whose translation MRFNRRVEAAAFDEGCHLWRLRLDDGRELSCRFLILAVGLLSVPTLPRLEGMETFKGHSFHTFYWPHEPVELSGKKIGIIGTGATAIQVIGEIANKVGELTVFQRRPNWSAPLNNSPISDQEMADIRSRYDEIFAACRRTPGGFEHEPDRRGFYEATRGERLALWDKLYDEPGLGIWLSNFREIFTDEAANAEFSAYIADRIRRRVKDPVTAEKLIPKDHGFGVQRVPLETNYFEAYNRDNVHLVDISETPIERVIETGLRTSMRDYELDIIVYSTGFDAITGAFDSIDIAGVGGVKLADEWRDGPSTFLGMMTHGFPNLLMPTGPQSASASTNFPRGIENGVGWCMGLLGHIWDRGYTRAEPTAEAQARWTAHVTKMYAIMLMRKAKSWFTGYNSNIPGHEHGKTRYLVYNGGTPKYVAAITDVADKGYEGIVFETEGRVEARASAAAE comes from the coding sequence ATGCGGTTCAACCGCAGGGTGGAAGCGGCGGCGTTCGACGAGGGCTGTCATCTATGGCGGCTCCGGCTCGACGACGGGCGTGAACTGAGCTGCCGATTTCTCATTCTTGCGGTCGGGTTGCTCTCGGTACCGACGCTGCCGCGGCTTGAGGGCATGGAGACGTTCAAGGGGCATTCTTTCCATACCTTCTATTGGCCGCACGAGCCGGTTGAACTCTCCGGCAAGAAGATCGGCATCATCGGCACCGGCGCCACCGCGATCCAGGTGATCGGCGAGATTGCCAACAAGGTCGGCGAACTCACGGTGTTTCAGCGGCGGCCGAACTGGAGCGCACCGCTCAACAACAGCCCGATCTCGGACCAGGAAATGGCCGACATCCGCTCGCGCTACGACGAGATCTTTGCCGCCTGCCGGCGCACGCCCGGCGGCTTCGAGCACGAGCCGGACCGGCGCGGCTTCTATGAGGCCACGCGCGGGGAGCGGCTCGCGCTGTGGGACAAGCTCTATGACGAGCCCGGCTTGGGGATCTGGCTGAGCAATTTTCGCGAGATTTTTACCGACGAGGCGGCCAATGCCGAGTTTTCCGCCTATATCGCCGACCGCATTCGCCGCCGCGTCAAGGACCCCGTGACCGCGGAAAAGCTGATTCCGAAGGATCACGGTTTTGGCGTGCAGCGGGTGCCGCTGGAGACCAATTATTTCGAGGCTTACAACCGTGACAACGTGCATCTCGTCGACATCAGCGAGACGCCGATCGAGCGCGTGATCGAAACCGGCCTGCGTACCAGCATGCGCGATTACGAGCTCGATATCATCGTCTACTCCACCGGATTCGACGCCATCACCGGCGCGTTCGATTCGATCGACATCGCCGGCGTCGGCGGAGTGAAGCTCGCCGACGAATGGCGCGACGGACCCTCGACTTTTCTCGGCATGATGACGCATGGCTTTCCGAACTTGCTGATGCCGACCGGCCCGCAGAGCGCCTCGGCCTCGACGAATTTTCCACGCGGCATCGAGAACGGCGTCGGCTGGTGCATGGGCCTGCTCGGCCACATCTGGGATCGCGGCTACACGCGGGCCGAACCAACGGCCGAAGCGCAGGCGCGCTGGACCGCCCACGTCACCAAGATGTACGCCATCATGCTGATGCGCAAAGCCAAGTCGTGGTTCACCGGCTACAACTCCAACATCCCCGGCCACGAGCACGGCAAGACGCGATATCTCGTCTACAATGGCGGCACGCCGAAATACGTCGCGGCGATCACCGACGTTGCCGATAAGGGGTATGAGGGAATCGTGTTTGAGACGGAGGGGCGGGTTGAGGCGAGAGCATCGGCCGCCGCGGAGTAA
- a CDS encoding phytanoyl-CoA dioxygenase family protein, whose amino-acid sequence MAATAEQVLPWLGERSFASLKEEFDRSGYLIFERVLAPDRVAEIRAALAPHLARDLFGRNDFEGTRTNRVYALLAKSPVFAELAIHPLAMAFVEAELGDSCLLSAMLAINLHPGETVQPWHFDDSGVKIPRPRPALGISTFWAIDDTTEQNGATEIIPGSHLWDGHYIEGAVKPAHFTNEAGHEEGDRPDAVKLIMPSGSLAITKGTLWHRGGANRSDRPRLIITPQYCAGWVRQLENMALAVPAEVASKLPERARELIGYSIHPPFMGYVDGVHPRRLLQTH is encoded by the coding sequence ATGGCAGCGACAGCGGAGCAGGTTTTGCCCTGGCTCGGGGAACGCTCGTTCGCCTCCTTAAAGGAAGAGTTCGACCGCAGCGGTTACCTGATCTTCGAACGCGTTCTTGCACCTGACCGCGTAGCCGAAATTCGCGCGGCGCTGGCGCCGCATCTGGCGCGGGATCTGTTCGGCCGCAACGATTTTGAAGGCACCAGGACCAACCGGGTGTATGCACTGCTGGCGAAATCGCCCGTCTTCGCAGAGCTCGCGATCCATCCGCTCGCGATGGCCTTTGTGGAAGCCGAACTCGGCGACAGCTGCCTGTTGTCTGCCATGCTCGCAATCAATCTCCATCCCGGCGAGACTGTCCAGCCCTGGCATTTCGACGACAGCGGCGTGAAGATTCCGCGCCCCCGCCCCGCTCTTGGCATCAGCACGTTCTGGGCGATCGACGATACGACCGAGCAAAATGGCGCCACCGAAATTATTCCCGGAAGCCATCTGTGGGACGGGCACTATATCGAGGGCGCGGTGAAACCCGCTCATTTCACCAACGAAGCCGGTCACGAGGAAGGCGACAGGCCTGACGCCGTCAAGCTGATCATGCCATCCGGATCGCTGGCCATCACCAAGGGAACGCTGTGGCACCGCGGCGGCGCCAACCGGTCGGACCGGCCGCGCCTGATCATTACACCGCAATATTGCGCGGGCTGGGTGCGGCAACTCGAGAACATGGCGCTCGCCGTCCCTGCCGAGGTTGCCAGCAAACTGCCCGAGCGCGCACGCGAGCTGATCGGCTACTCGATCCATCCGCCGTTCATGGGCTATGTCGATGGCGTTCATCCCAGGCGGCTGCTGCAGACGCACTAA